In Pseudoroseomonas cervicalis, the DNA window GCATGCGGCCCATGCTCGCCAATTGCCTGCACGATCTCGCCGCCCTCGGCCCTGGCGGCCTCGCCACGCTGATGGGCGGGCTGTTCCTGGCCGGGCTGGCGGGGGGCGCCACGCATTGCGCCGCCATGTGCGCGCCCTTCGTGCTGGCCCAGGCCGCGGCCGGGGCCGAGCGCAGCGCCGGCGGGCCCTTCCTCACCCGCCTCGCCGGCGCGGCGCTGCTGCCCTACCACACCGGGCGGGTGCTGGGTTACGCGGCGCTCGGGGGCCTGGCCGGCGGCGCCGCCGGGCTGGTGGAGGGCGCGCTGGGCTGGCCGCGCCTGCTGCTGGCCGGGCTGCTGCTGCTGGCGGCGCTGCTGATGCTGGGCCAGGCGGCGGCGCGCTTCGGCGCCCTGCTGCCGGCGCGCTGGCAGCCCGCCCATTGGCGGCCCCGGCCCGGCCCGGCGCGGCGGCCGCTGCTGCCGGCGCGCTGGCTGGGCGCGCTGCTGGCCGCGCCCCAGGGCTGGCGCGGCCTGGGCCTCGGGCTGCTGCTCTCCGCCCTGCCCTGCGGCCTGCTCTATGGCGCGCTGGCCGGCGCCGCCGCCTCGGGCAGCGTGCTGGCGGGGGCGCTCGCCATGGCCGCCTTCTGCCTCGGCACCGTGCCGGCGCTGGTCGGCGTCGCGCTGCTCGGCCGCTTCTTCGGCCGCCGCGCCGGGCCGCAGCTGCGGCTGGCCGGCGCCGCCCTCTTCGCGCTGAACGCCGTCCTGCTCGGCGCCCTGGCCTGGCGGCTGCTCGCCCCCACCGCTTAGACCTTCCTTCACCAACCCGCCGCATCCTCCCCCGGCCGAAATGCCGACGGGAAGGAGGGGTGAGGCGTGCCGCTGCTGGTGACGGGCGAGGTCCCGTCGACGATCATCGAGAACAACCGCCCCGGCGACTGGGAGGCGGTGCTGAACGTCTCCGGCCTCAGCGGCATCCAGGATGTGCGGCTGACCGGCAATGCCGGCGCGATGTTCGATGCCAGCTACGACGCCGCCACCGGCACGGTGCGCGTCGTGCCCAGCATGCGCTTCGACCGCGAGGCCTACACCACCAGCAGCGTCACCCTGAATTTCGGCCTGCAGGCAAAGGTGAACGGCAATTGGGTCGATAGCGGCCGCAACTTCGCCACCTCCCTGCTCGGCGTCGACGACACCCCGCCGCACGACCTGATCTTCGCCACCGGCGGCTTCGTGCTGGAAAGCGATCTGGGCGGCGTCATCGGCACGCTGCAGGGCTATGACCGCGACACCTCCAAATCCGCCCTGACCTATCGCGTGCTCTGGCCGGACGAGGCCTATTTCGAGGTCGTCGACGGCAATGTCCTGAAGCTGCGCGACGGCGTCGACCTGCTGCGCGAGGGCGGCACGCTGCGCCCGGTGATGATCGAGGTGTCCGACGGCAAGCAGGAGGCGAATTTCCTGCTCAATGT includes these proteins:
- a CDS encoding sulfite exporter TauE/SafE family protein; this encodes MLANCLHDLAALGPGGLATLMGGLFLAGLAGGATHCAAMCAPFVLAQAAAGAERSAGGPFLTRLAGAALLPYHTGRVLGYAALGGLAGGAAGLVEGALGWPRLLLAGLLLLAALLMLGQAAARFGALLPARWQPAHWRPRPGPARRPLLPARWLGALLAAPQGWRGLGLGLLLSALPCGLLYGALAGAAASGSVLAGALAMAAFCLGTVPALVGVALLGRFFGRRAGPQLRLAGAALFALNAVLLGALAWRLLAPTA